The sequence below is a genomic window from Sneathiella marina.
ATCTTAAAGCTGGAAACCACGAAGTTATTCTAACCAGTCAGGGATACAGCAGCAAAAGCGCAGCCGAAGAAGGCACAGCCGCAGTTCAGCGCGCCGCCGCAGATGCCAGCACTGATGATCAAACCGGGTAGTTAATGCTGCATTGCCGATAGGGAAACAGGATCATTCAGAGAATTTTCTCTTCCAGACAATCCCAGATCGTTGCTTCTAGTTTGACACCGTCATAGCGGTTTATCTCTTGAAGCCCTGTCGGTGACGTAACATTGATTTCCGTCAGGTAATCGCCGATCACGTCAATTCCGACGAAAATCAATCCCTGTTCTTTCAGGGCCGGACCAATAGCATCGCAAATATCCCGCTCGCGGGAGGTTAGTTGGGATTTTACCGCCTTCCCGCCCACATGCATATTTGAGCGAACTTCACCTTCTTGAGGAATGCGGTTAATGGCACCGACAGGCTCTCCATCTACCAGAATAATGCGCTTGTCACCTTGGCGAACCTCCGGCAGGTATTTCTGGACAATCATCGGTTCACGGTAAAATTCAGTAAACATTTCGCAAAGGGCGGAGAGATTCTCATCGTCCGGCTTCAAATGAAAGACGCCGGCACCGCCATTTCCATAAAGTGGCTTGATAATGATGTCTTTATGTTCAGACCGAAAAGATTTGATTTCATCAATGTTCGTTGAAATCAATGTCGGCGGCAAAATACCTTCAAAATGTGTAACAAACAGCTTCTCCGGCGCGTTTCGGACACTAACCGGATCATTCACAACAAGGGTCTTTGGATGGATATGCTCCAATAGATGTGTGGCCGTAATGTAAGACATGTCAAAGGGCGGATCCTGGCGCATCAGGACAACATCCACTTTTGACAAATCAATGCGTTCAACTTCGCCTGCGGTAAAATGGTTCCCCTTGTCCCGCGCCACTGTTATCGGTCGGGCGGCGGCTATAATCTCGCCGCTCGAAAAGGAAAGATCCTGAGGACCGTAATGAAGCAGTTTATGGCCGCGCGCCTGTGCTTCCAGAGCGAGAACAAAGGTACTGTCTCCGTCAATGTCAACATCCTCGATTGGGTCCATTTGAAGGGCAACGATAAGACTCATTATTTTTTTGCTCTTTATTTCAGTATTTTTGCGCCACTGTCATAATGCTCAGATGGGTGCGAAGTCCTTCTGATGCAACATTATTGCTCAAGAAGTTTTGTTTTTATAGAGCGCGCTTTTGAGTTGCACATAACTAACAATGCTCCGAACGCCAGAGATTTCCTTCGCATGCGCTTCGACGCGGTCCAGCTCTGCCTGGTTTTGTGCAACGCCCATCAAATAGACGACCTTACCCACCGTCTCAACCGAGTAGTTAATATTCATAATTTTGGAATCAGCAAGAAGTTGATATTTAAGCTTCGTCGTAATGAGGGCGTCTGAGGCGAAATTAGGGTTCTCGCCCTGGCCCTTTACCGTCGTCCGGTTATGGACCTGCTTTACGCCCTGAACACTCCAGGCGATACGGGCCAGCTCTATCCGGTCATCCGGCGTAGGTACCTGGCCGGTGATCAATACAATACCATCATTAACGGTTGTTGCAGTATCGGTGAACAAGGGTTCGCTTTTATCAAAAATCTTACCCCGAATTTGCGTCGCAATAGTCGCATCATCTACAATTGTCCCCACCGATCTCTCTTCGGCGACGGCCACGCCCGTTGCCGCGGCACCACCAAGGATCACTCCTGCACAACCGGATAAGAAGGACATTGCTAAAAGGGAAAAACAAATAAACGCAACGGTTTTCATAACAAATACCTTCTTTCATTCCTCGCATCACGATAGGGCTTTCGCCGACTACTATAGCCCTTAAATTCGGATGTTAAAACACTCGATGTTAAGACAATCACCATGCATTCTCAATGTGACGTGGCAATCGCAGAAACGACGTGAAAAGCAGAACATCCATTCGCAATGTAAAATCACTAAATCTTGGCCTTTCCATGACAAAGGCTTCCAAAGCTTTATTGATACGATATTTTTGCTTCGTCGAAACGGCATAAAGCGCTGCTTGCATTTGGTGCCGCGATTTGACTTCAACCGCAATGAGCAGATTGTTCCGGCGGGCAATTATATCAATCTCCCCAAACGGTTTTCTGTAACCGCGCGCCACAATGTGATAGCCCTTGCAACGAAGATAAGCCGACGCCAGGGTTTCAGCAGTGCGCCCCCGGAAGTAAGCTCGCTTTCTGTTTTGCCTTTGTTCGTCTTTTCGCAAATGCGCCAAATTATTGCCCTAGTTAAATGTTTCCTATTAGGGGCTTAGAACTTTAGTTAAACTATTTGCTTGCCCGCGGCTTTTTGGTTACCTAATCTCTGATATAGTAATCCCGTATCGGGTCAAGGGAGTGTCGGTCTTGTTTCTTTTAAAAATCGTGTCTCGATCGCGGATGGCGGCGGTCTGGAATTCGGCACTATCCTTCAGCGCAATCGCGCTGTTGTCAGTTGCGATTGCCGCCTGTCAGCAAACACCGGCAGCTGACAGTGATCAAGAAGCAAAAGACCTTGCGAATGCAAGCACGGCAACCTCTCAGGATCTTGACAAGCTTCTTCCCCCGAAAAGCAATTCCCCCTATGAAGACCTGGCCAATACACCGACGGCAGCTCCTTTTGATCCGTATTCGCGATTTATAGAGCCGGCACCTTCTGTTATAGGAACGGCTGTTCCCGAATTCGGTACCGCGACCTCCTCTGTCAAAGTTGCTATTCTTCTACCTCTGTCAGGGGCGCATCAAAATATCGGGAACGATCTTTTACGGGCCGCCAATATGGCTCTGTTCGACCTCAACAATCCACAACTGCAACTGATGCCTTACGACACGAAGGGCACAACCCGCGGTGCGGAAAGCGCTGCCGCAGAAGCGCTTGTTGCTGGCGCCGAACTCATCCTGGGTCCGCTCTTCTCAACGTCGGTTGGTCCCGTGCGCGCCCTCGCTCGCCCCCGCAACGTCAATGTCGTAACTTTCTCTACGGACACGACAGTAGCCGGAGACGGCGTGTTTGTCATGGGGTTGACTGTCGGCCAGCAGGTTCAGCGAATAATGGAGTTTTCCTATCGCCAGGGATTGCTGAATTTCGCCGTCCTCGCACCGGATTCGCCTTACGGAGATGCGGTGATCAATAATGTTTTTGCGTCAGGAGATACCCTGGGGCTAAATATTGACCGTGTTATGCGATATCCTGTCAATGTCGAGCAGGGCGCGCAAGACCTGCATGAAATTGCGAAGATTATGGGGGACTACACGTTACGTCAAAAGCAGCTTGAAGAAGAAATTAAGCTGTATGAAAACGAAACCGATACAGCATCTGAGGAGTATGTCGAAAAGCTCGAAAAAATGGATACCTTTGGGGATGTCTCTTTCGATGCCCTTATCATTCCCGAAGGCGGCGCCCGTTTGAAGGAATTAGCGCCGCTTCTTTCCTATTATGATATTGACCCCGAAGTGGTACAGTTTATCGGCACGGGTCTTTGGGCGGATCAGTCCCTGACCTCAGAACCCGCACTGGTTGGTGGCTGGTTCTCGGCACCGTCTCCAGAAAAGGCAAAAGCGTTTCAGGCGCGATTTGAGCAGATTTACCAATATCCGCCGTCTCGCATTGCAAGTCTCGCCTATGATGCGACAGCACTGGCTGGCTTATTGGCGCAAGACCCTCCTGAGGCAAGATTTGATCGTGTTTCCATTGAAAATGCCAACGGGTTTACTGGATATGACGGTATATTCCGTTTTCCGGAAAATGGTATTGCCGAGCGCGGGTTGGCTGTCCTTGAAGTCGGACGACGGGAATTGTTAATTATTGAACCTGCGCCAGAGGGATTTGAGCAGCTTATTAACTAACCCGCCAGGATTTCCGGCAAAAGACTGTTGAGCACCAGCCGACCGCTTTTTGTTGCCCAAATATGTTCTTCATCTATTTCCATCAATCCGTTTTCCGTCAGCATTTGCAAACGGTCAAGGTCGAGGAACGCCTGTAACGGACTGCCAACTGATCGCTCAAAATTTTCAAACCAGACGCCTTCGGTTAGTCTCAGCCCCATTAACATAAGCTCTTCGGCACGGTCTTTCGGATCAGGAAGGGCGTCCAGTGCTTCTGTCCCATGTCCT
It includes:
- the gshB gene encoding glutathione synthase, with product MSLIVALQMDPIEDVDIDGDSTFVLALEAQARGHKLLHYGPQDLSFSSGEIIAAARPITVARDKGNHFTAGEVERIDLSKVDVVLMRQDPPFDMSYITATHLLEHIHPKTLVVNDPVSVRNAPEKLFVTHFEGILPPTLISTNIDEIKSFRSEHKDIIIKPLYGNGGAGVFHLKPDDENLSALCEMFTEFYREPMIVQKYLPEVRQGDKRIILVDGEPVGAINRIPQEGEVRSNMHVGGKAVKSQLTSRERDICDAIGPALKEQGLIFVGIDVIGDYLTEINVTSPTGLQEINRYDGVKLEATIWDCLEEKIL
- a CDS encoding BON domain-containing protein, encoding MKTVAFICFSLLAMSFLSGCAGVILGGAAATGVAVAEERSVGTIVDDATIATQIRGKIFDKSEPLFTDTATTVNDGIVLITGQVPTPDDRIELARIAWSVQGVKQVHNRTTVKGQGENPNFASDALITTKLKYQLLADSKIMNINYSVETVGKVVYLMGVAQNQAELDRVEAHAKEISGVRSIVSYVQLKSALYKNKTS
- a CDS encoding YraN family protein — its product is MAHLRKDEQRQNRKRAYFRGRTAETLASAYLRCKGYHIVARGYRKPFGEIDIIARRNNLLIAVEVKSRHQMQAALYAVSTKQKYRINKALEAFVMERPRFSDFTLRMDVLLFTSFLRLPRHIENAW
- a CDS encoding penicillin-binding protein activator, yielding MFLLKIVSRSRMAAVWNSALSFSAIALLSVAIAACQQTPAADSDQEAKDLANASTATSQDLDKLLPPKSNSPYEDLANTPTAAPFDPYSRFIEPAPSVIGTAVPEFGTATSSVKVAILLPLSGAHQNIGNDLLRAANMALFDLNNPQLQLMPYDTKGTTRGAESAAAEALVAGAELILGPLFSTSVGPVRALARPRNVNVVTFSTDTTVAGDGVFVMGLTVGQQVQRIMEFSYRQGLLNFAVLAPDSPYGDAVINNVFASGDTLGLNIDRVMRYPVNVEQGAQDLHEIAKIMGDYTLRQKQLEEEIKLYENETDTASEEYVEKLEKMDTFGDVSFDALIIPEGGARLKELAPLLSYYDIDPEVVQFIGTGLWADQSLTSEPALVGGWFSAPSPEKAKAFQARFEQIYQYPPSRIASLAYDATALAGLLAQDPPEARFDRVSIENANGFTGYDGIFRFPENGIAERGLAVLEVGRRELLIIEPAPEGFEQLIN